Part of the Micromonospora rhizosphaerae genome is shown below.
TCACCCCGAAGCTGGGGGCGCCCGGCGACGAGGTGCAGATCTTCGGCACCAACTTCAATGTCGGCGCCGTCCAGGTGTTCTTTGGTGACGTCGCGGCCACCCGCACCACGGTCGGCTCGGCCACCCAGATCACCACCCGGGTGCCGCGCGGTGCCGCCACCGAGGGTGAGGCGGTGCAGGTGCTGCTCAGCGTGGAGAACGCGGCCGGGCGTACCGCCACCAACGCGGCGTTCACCGTCATGCCGGCGCCGGCCTTCGCGGCGCCGGGCGCCCAGTTCGAGCCGGACACCGGTGACCAGGGCACCGAGGTCACCCTGCACGGCGCCAACTTCAACGTGGCCGGGCTCGCCGTGAGCTTCGGGACGGTGGCGGCCACGTCGCTCAGCGGCCAGACGTCCCGGCAGGTCAAGGCGCGGGTGCCGCCCGGGCTCGTACCCGCGGGCAGCGCGAGCCGGACCGTCACGATCAAGGTGACCACCGAGGCGGGCACCGTCGAGAGCGACGACCCGTTCGTGGCCACCCAGGCCGTGCCGGCGCCGGCGTTCGCCACGGTCGGTCCGCAGTTCACGCCGAAGCAGGGCGCGCAGGGCGACGAGATCACTCTCAACGGCAAGAACTTCAACATCGCACCGCTGACGGTGAAGTTCGGCACCACCCTGGCGCCGAACATCACGTCCACCACGGCCACCCAGATCAAGGTTCGGGTACCGGCCGTGCCGTCGCCGCCGCAGACCCTGCGGATCACCGTCGAAACGCCGGGCGGCCCCGCGGAAAGCAGCTCCACCTTCACCGTCACCGGTTGACGCCACGAGGAGGCCAGCCATGGCGTTCGAGGTCCATCCACACGCACCCGGCAACCCGCCCACCGACCCGCTCAAGGTCACCAAGAACTCCGAGCAGTCCAGCACGATCAACCAGATCACCGGCCCGCCGGTGATCGCCAACTCGTACGTGAAGATGATGTTCCTGCGGGTGGCGATGACCGGGACCGGCACGGCGCCGACGCTGTCGCTGCAGACCGGGCTGGGCCCACCGGTGATCGCCACCGGCACACCGACCGCGGTGTATCGGGGACCGAACCCGGTCGACTACGTCGGCGACGTCCAGCTGATCACCGCCGGCGAGGCGGCCGGCGTCTGGCAGATCCGGATGGGCTTCGACCAGGACACCGACGAGACCTGGCAACTGGTCATCCACAACAACGACCCGGTCGTCGACCACGAGTTCACCTGGGTGGTGGCCAGCACGGTGGCCGAGACCGCCCAGCCGTGGATCGCGGTCTCCCCCGCCCTGCTGCCGATCACCTCGCTGATCAACCGGCCGAACTCCACCGACCTCAAGATCGAGCAGAGCGTGCAGGTGGCCAACCGGGGCACCGCGCCGCTGACCGTCACCGCCGTGGACCCGCCGGTGGCCGCCCCGCTGGAGCTGCGCACCGCGCTGCCGTTCACCGTGCCGCCCGGCGGCGTGCAGGACCTGGTCGTGCGGTACACGCCGCCGAGCACCGGCCCGGCGCAGGCGGCCACGACCGTCACCGTGACCGCCACCCCGCCGGACACCACCGCCGGCACCTCCCCCGGGCACAACCAGCGGGTGCAGATCACCGCGAAGGCCCAGGAGCTGGAGGTCGTCCTGCTGCTCGACGACTCCGGCAGCATGGGCTGGGACGCCATCGGCACCTTCCTGCCACCGAACTCGCCGAACGCCCGCTGGTCCGAGCTGGAGTCCGCCGCCAACAACTTCCTCGATCTGCTCGCCCACTTCGCCGCCGGGCGGGGCCGGTTCGGGGTGGCCCGCTTCCCGGCGCCCGACCCCAACAACCCGTCCACCTTCGACCTGGTGCCGATGACGGCGATCACCTCGAACATGGCGGCCGCCCAGACCGCGATCTCCCAGGTGGAGCCGTTCAACAGCACACCGATGGGCGACGGGCTGAACCGGGTCCTCGGCCCGCCCGGCTACTTCAGCCCGCAGGTGGACAACCGGCGCTGGCTGATCCTGATGAGCGACGGCGCGCACAACTCCGGCACCCGCAACCCGCGGGACTTCATGGCCGCCGGCAACTCCCCCCTGGACCGCAAGATCAGCCTGTTCGCCGTCGCGTACGGCATCGAGGGGCACACCGACGTCGACCACGTGCTGCTCAAGGACCTCGCCGACGCGTCCCTGCTGGGCCAGATCCGGCACGTCGACGAGGAGGGGGTGACCGCGTCCACGCTTGCCGCACAGTTGCGCGACACCATCAAGTCCGGGCTCACCGGGGCCACCTCACCGCTCGACCCGACCGCGCGGTTCCTCATCTTCACTCAGCCCGAGGCGCGGCACGACGTGGTGATCACCCCGTACGACACCCGGGCGGCGTTCGTCCTGAACTGGAACACCCCAGACCCCGACCGGCTGCGACTGGAACTGATCACCCCCGGGCAAAAGCGGCTCACACCGGAGGACGTGCAGGCCGGCCGGTTCCCGGGGGTGTCGTTCCGCGGCGGCAACCGGTCGCAGACCTACCTGGTCGACCCGGGGTTCCTGCCCGGTCAGGCGGGCACGTGGACGTTCGTCATCACCCACCCGCAAGTCATCATCGGCGCCGCGGGCCGGGACTCCGATGTCCTCGAGTTCGAGGACTACCTGTACGACACCGTCGTCGACTCCACCCTGCGCCTGCAACTGTCGGCCGACCGCGACACCTACTACGCCGGGGACCCGATCACCATCTCGGCCCGGCTCACCGCCCGCGGCCTGCCGGTACGCGACGCCAACGTGTTCCTGTCCACCACCCGGCCCGGGCAGTCGTTCACCAACTGGCTGGCCGCGCTGACCGTACCCGAGCAGGCGTTGCAGGATGCCCGCGACGAACTGCAGGGCAAGGACAGCACCCCGATACTGATCAAGCAGCGAGGCGCGCAGATCGCCGGACTCACCTTCCCGGGCGGCCCGACCGGGCTCACCCTGCCGATGGCCGACCACCGCCGCGACGGCACGTACCGGGCCACCGTCGAGCGCACCTCGGTGCCCGAGCGCTACACCTTCTACGTCACCGCGGTCGGGGTCACCACCGACGGCGTCAGCTTCCGCCGGGAGGCCAAGATCGAGACGTTCGTGCTGGTCCGGCCGCACCCGGCGTTCAGCCAGGTGTCGGTGGTCGAGGTGAAGCCGGGTCTGGCCTCGGTGATGGTCATCCCGCGCGACATCTTCGGCAATGTGCTGATTATCGACCCGTCGGTGTCGTCCAGCTTCGACGTCGTCGCCAACGACGGGGCACTCGCCGACATCGACAGCGGGCTCGACGGCACCTACACGACGTTCGTCTCGTACGACCCGAAGAAGAAACCCCCGTCGGTCGGCTTCGATTTCCTCGACACTCAGATCGTCAGTCCGGTCAAGATCAACCCGTTCGACAAGCTGATCTACGCGGACCGGGTCGACGAGTTCGAGGCCGGGCCGGTTACCAGGTCCAACAAGAACATCGACCCGGAGGCGGCGCTGGGCACCATGGCCGGCCGGAATCCTGACCAAGTCGTCGCCCTCGGCGCGAACGGCCGGCTCGCGGTCGCTCTCGACGGCCACCTCGTCAAGTCGCAGGCCGACGACGACGTCACCGTGTTCGTCGCCACCGACCAGGGCCTGCGCAGCTACCGGGTGGAGGCGCTGTCGGCGGACACCGGCGAGTGGGTCCACCTCGGTGACTCAATCGGCGTCACCCAGTCGTTCGCGCTCAGGAACGGTCGGCTGACCACCACACCGGCCATCCGGATCGTCGACACCAGCGGCCGGACCCGCGACGACGACCTCAACCTGCTGGAACGGCCGGGCGTCAACGTCCGCGGCGTCGGGTTCCTGTCGGTGGTCCGCGAACCCCGGCGCACCCTGCAGCCGTTCCCGGTGATCCGCAAGGGCGCCCGCAACCACCCGGTCGAGACGCTGCAATACCTGCTGCGCGCCCGCGAGCACCAGGTGGCGGTGGACGGCATCTTCGGCCCGGCCACCGACGCCGCCGTCCGCGCGTTCCAGAAGCAGACGCGCCTGTCCGTCGACGGCGTCGTGGGCCCGAAGACGTGGCGCGCGCTGATCGTCACCGTCCGGCGCGGCGACAAGGGCGACGCGGTACGCGGCGTACAGGAGGAGTTCCAGTTCCGCAACCAGTCCGGCGACCCGGCCAAGGGGCTGCGCGTCGACGGCATCTTCGGCCCGCAGACCGAGGCCGCCGTACGCGGATTCCAGCAGGCCATCGCCGCGGACGTGTCCCGCTTCCCGGTCGACGGGATCGTGGGTCCGCTGACCTGGCAGGCCCTGATCAGCGGAATGCTGTCCTGACCGGCCCGGCCCGCGGCGCCCTCGTTCCGGACGCCGTGGGCCGGCTACGCGGGCTGGTGACCGTCGCCATCGCGCTCGCCTTAATCATCGCCGTGGAAAAGGAACATGGCCCAGACGCCTCAGCCGCGCGCCGTCGTTTCCGTCTAGGTCCATGCGCACGTCCTGGTGGATGAATCTGCTCATGGCCGAACTTCCCTGGCTCTCGATGGGGCGGTCGGTCGCCGGTTCGACGGGTCGATGAGTGTCACTAGGGACGCGAGCGGGGCCGGTTGAGCGTCCGCGCCGGGCGAGTAGGTGAGCCGAGTCGGCTCTTCATTCCCGTCCGCATCCATGACATGGATGTCGAGCGCGACAGATCCGCCTCCGCTGGTGGCGGAGAAGGCGATCTCCTTACCGTTGGGAGACACGGCGGGCTCGCTGTCGACGACGCGCGCACACCACGACGCGCCAGGACCACACGTGGAGTGACGCAGGCGCGGCCTTCTCTTGATTCAGTTGCCTGGTCGCTGTTGATCTTGAACGCCTGGTTCCGTCTCTTCGCGCCGGGCCGCGGACCCGGACACCGCGAGATGGCTCACCCAGGCTCATCTATCAGAGTGAAAAGTTCAGAGTGAAAAGTTCGGACGGTGATGTCGAGAACTGGTGACTGGCTCCGTCCCCGTGGTGAACATGACCAAGATGGGTCGCACCAGCACCGAGGAGAAAGACGATGGCCAAGTACTTGCTGCTCAAGCACTACCGCGGCGCTCCGGCTCCGGTCAACGACGTGCCCATGGACCAGTGGACGCCGGAGGAGATCTCGGCGCACGTGCAGTACATGAACGACTTCGCGGCCCGGCTCGAGGGGACCGGCGAGTTCGTCGACGGTCAGGCGCTCGCCCCCGAGGGGACGTTCGTCCGGTACGACGGTGAGGGGCGCCCGCCGGTCACCGACGGTCCGTTCGCCGAGACCAAGGACCTCATTGCCGGTTGGATGGTGATTGACGTCGACAGCTACGAGCGGGCCGTCGAACTGGCCGGGGAACTGTCGGCCGCCCCCGGGGCGGGCGGCAAGCCGATCCACGAGTGGCTCGAGGTGCGCCCCTTCCTGACCGAACCGCCCACCATCACGGAGTGACCTCTCAGATGAACGAGGCCCTGCTCCGGAGCCTCACACCGAGCGTGCTCGGCATCCTCGTCCGCCGCGGAGCCGACTTCGCGGCGGCCGAGGACGCCGTGCAGGACGCGCTGGTCGAGGCGATCCGCGTCTGGCCGACCGACCCGCCGCGGGACCCGAAGGGCTGGCTGACCACCGTGGCCTGGCGCAAGTTCCTCGACACGACCCGGGCGGACTCCGCCCGCCGCCGGCGTGAAGAGCTCGTCGACGAGGAGCCGGCGCCCGGGCCCGCGCCTGCGGTGGACGACACGCTCCAGCTCTATTTCCTGTGCGCCCACCCGTCGCTGACGCCGTCGTCCGCGGTCGCGCTCACGCTGCGCGCCGTCGGCGGGCTGACCACCCGCCAGATCGCCCAGGCCTACGTGGTACCCGAGGCGACCATGGCGCAGCGCATCAGCCGGGCCAAGCGCACCGTCTCCGGCGTGCGCTTCGACCAGCCCGGCGACGTCGCCACCGTGCTGCGCGTCCTCTACTTGGTCTTCAACGAGGGCTACTCCGGCGACGTCGACCTCGCCGCCGAGGCCATCCGGCTCACCCGGCAGCTCGCGGCCGCGATCGACCACCCCGAGGTGGCGGGGCTGCTCGCCCTCATGCTGCTCCATCACGCCCGGCGTCATACCCGGACCGCGCCGGACGGCAGCCTGGTGCCGCTCGCCGAGCAGGACCGCCGCCGATGGGACTCCACGTCGATCGCCGAGGGCGTCGAGATCCTGCAGGCAGCCCTCGCCCGCGACCGGCTGGGCGAGTTCCAGGCCCAGGCCGCCATCGCGGCACTGCACGCCGACGCACCCACCGCCGAGGAGACTGACTGGGTGCAGATCGTCGAGTGGTACGACGAACTCGCGCGCCTGACCGACAGCCCGATCGTCCGGCTCAACCGCGCGGTGGCCGTCGGCGAGGCCGACGGACCGCGCGCCGGGCTGGCGGCGCTCGCAGCGCTGGACGACTCACTGCCCCGCCACGCAGCGGTGACGGCGTACCTCCACGAGCGCGACGGCGACCTGGCGACGGCGGCCCGGCTGTACGCCGAGGCGGCCCGAAAGGCCCCCAACCTCGCCGAGCGCGACCACCTGACGCGTCAGGCCGCCCGGCTCAACGCCCGCCGCTGTCGCTGACGGATCGCGCTCGGACTTCCGGCAGCCTTGGTGAGCGAACGTAGCGGTGGGAGAACCGCTTGGGCGGAGTTCGTGCCGTTCCTTGGCCTTGCGACCTGGAGGTCCGCGCAAGGTCATCTGCTCGACCAAGGCGACAGACCACTGATCCCTCGGCCCGCATCTACGAGTTGGAGGCTTACCCACCATCGTGATGTGGCGATGTGCGCATTCATACCGCCCAACGGGGGTGACTGGGGAGTTAACTCCCGAGTCGGGATGCTGCCAGTGACCACTGGTTGGTTCGGTGTGTGGACGTGACGTAGAGCGGCCACCGCCTGATCATCGAGATCGACCAAGATCCTCGATGTGGGGCGGTGGCCGTGGCCGGCGGCATCGGCCGTGGTGCTGCCGGTGCTCCCTGCGTTGCGGGTGCGAGCGGGGCCGGCGGAGGCGGTGTCGGCTGCGGGCGCGCGGCGGCGAGTTGTCATCGATCCACCAGTCGATCGTGACCCTTGACCCCCAGCAGCCACCGCATGGCCTCCCGGAGCAGATCGGCGTGGCCAGCGAGAAACAGCCTGACCCAGCAGCCGGTCGAGGTCGGGCCGGGCTGCTCGTGGCGCTCGCCTTCGGCGGGCCTGCTGATCGCGCGTGCGGGGTGGGCTGCTGCCAACCGGCTGGGCGTCCCGGACGAGCGTCGCCCACG
Proteins encoded:
- a CDS encoding YciI family protein — protein: MAKYLLLKHYRGAPAPVNDVPMDQWTPEEISAHVQYMNDFAARLEGTGEFVDGQALAPEGTFVRYDGEGRPPVTDGPFAETKDLIAGWMVIDVDSYERAVELAGELSAAPGAGGKPIHEWLEVRPFLTEPPTITE
- a CDS encoding peptidoglycan-binding protein codes for the protein MAFEVHPHAPGNPPTDPLKVTKNSEQSSTINQITGPPVIANSYVKMMFLRVAMTGTGTAPTLSLQTGLGPPVIATGTPTAVYRGPNPVDYVGDVQLITAGEAAGVWQIRMGFDQDTDETWQLVIHNNDPVVDHEFTWVVASTVAETAQPWIAVSPALLPITSLINRPNSTDLKIEQSVQVANRGTAPLTVTAVDPPVAAPLELRTALPFTVPPGGVQDLVVRYTPPSTGPAQAATTVTVTATPPDTTAGTSPGHNQRVQITAKAQELEVVLLLDDSGSMGWDAIGTFLPPNSPNARWSELESAANNFLDLLAHFAAGRGRFGVARFPAPDPNNPSTFDLVPMTAITSNMAAAQTAISQVEPFNSTPMGDGLNRVLGPPGYFSPQVDNRRWLILMSDGAHNSGTRNPRDFMAAGNSPLDRKISLFAVAYGIEGHTDVDHVLLKDLADASLLGQIRHVDEEGVTASTLAAQLRDTIKSGLTGATSPLDPTARFLIFTQPEARHDVVITPYDTRAAFVLNWNTPDPDRLRLELITPGQKRLTPEDVQAGRFPGVSFRGGNRSQTYLVDPGFLPGQAGTWTFVITHPQVIIGAAGRDSDVLEFEDYLYDTVVDSTLRLQLSADRDTYYAGDPITISARLTARGLPVRDANVFLSTTRPGQSFTNWLAALTVPEQALQDARDELQGKDSTPILIKQRGAQIAGLTFPGGPTGLTLPMADHRRDGTYRATVERTSVPERYTFYVTAVGVTTDGVSFRREAKIETFVLVRPHPAFSQVSVVEVKPGLASVMVIPRDIFGNVLIIDPSVSSSFDVVANDGALADIDSGLDGTYTTFVSYDPKKKPPSVGFDFLDTQIVSPVKINPFDKLIYADRVDEFEAGPVTRSNKNIDPEAALGTMAGRNPDQVVALGANGRLAVALDGHLVKSQADDDVTVFVATDQGLRSYRVEALSADTGEWVHLGDSIGVTQSFALRNGRLTTTPAIRIVDTSGRTRDDDLNLLERPGVNVRGVGFLSVVREPRRTLQPFPVIRKGARNHPVETLQYLLRAREHQVAVDGIFGPATDAAVRAFQKQTRLSVDGVVGPKTWRALIVTVRRGDKGDAVRGVQEEFQFRNQSGDPAKGLRVDGIFGPQTEAAVRGFQQAIAADVSRFPVDGIVGPLTWQALISGMLS
- a CDS encoding IPT/TIG domain-containing protein → MADYSISPERLLAASRELGYIGLHIEQGVPILDRDLNLMHDLIAQTVREIVTRYIGDGAPAGAGGFAVQPLPAPDHEQDFLISAGASTLPGRYLVAGIEVMIAEPVRYSRQPGLPKLTTPADGQPDPRIDTVYLDVFLDEVDAGGDPALRNSLDVGVQTSVRLRPGWVVRVAEGGGLPPAPPGHNFHTLARLARPPGNPAITAAMITDRRQGGLTVSDLERRLRRVEMALLPAFVTPQFTPKLGAPGDEVQIFGTNFNVGAVQVFFGDVAATRTTVGSATQITTRVPRGAATEGEAVQVLLSVENAAGRTATNAAFTVMPAPAFAAPGAQFEPDTGDQGTEVTLHGANFNVAGLAVSFGTVAATSLSGQTSRQVKARVPPGLVPAGSASRTVTIKVTTEAGTVESDDPFVATQAVPAPAFATVGPQFTPKQGAQGDEITLNGKNFNIAPLTVKFGTTLAPNITSTTATQIKVRVPAVPSPPQTLRITVETPGGPAESSSTFTVTG
- a CDS encoding RNA polymerase sigma factor, producing MNEALLRSLTPSVLGILVRRGADFAAAEDAVQDALVEAIRVWPTDPPRDPKGWLTTVAWRKFLDTTRADSARRRREELVDEEPAPGPAPAVDDTLQLYFLCAHPSLTPSSAVALTLRAVGGLTTRQIAQAYVVPEATMAQRISRAKRTVSGVRFDQPGDVATVLRVLYLVFNEGYSGDVDLAAEAIRLTRQLAAAIDHPEVAGLLALMLLHHARRHTRTAPDGSLVPLAEQDRRRWDSTSIAEGVEILQAALARDRLGEFQAQAAIAALHADAPTAEETDWVQIVEWYDELARLTDSPIVRLNRAVAVGEADGPRAGLAALAALDDSLPRHAAVTAYLHERDGDLATAARLYAEAARKAPNLAERDHLTRQAARLNARRCR